The DNA sequence CAAAGTATTTCTCCTTTGCCAAAGCCTAGCCTTGGTGATATTTCTCTCCTCTTTGGGCCTGTTTGGTACGCAGGACTAGATTGGATTAGACAGGTTAATTTGTCCAATCCAATGTTTGGGCATGTTagaagtctggataactaatccagttaacctcatctgtctgggattatttatcccatccagcagggtgggataaataatcccatgcaggtgggatttttttttatcgtttttttaatttaaattttattaatatattttaaatttaataagaatttaaaggaaataattatcgcacatttatttatatatttttttatcaaaaacttattcattaaaattagtaaaaatgtataattttgaattattatacataagtttttaaaatttagaatattattaattaaataatagttacttaaattgattctaagaaaaaaatatgacaataaaattatatattatttttaaattactaaaaaatttatataaatattttaaaatattaatatttatattaaattagtgtttaagataaacaattaaatattattcaagtatttttagtttactattttaattatttattaaataaaaaatatgataaaatattttattatatatttatgatatattcttaattatatatgatatattattttttttgctacgaattatttatttatatttatttattattatatattttaattttaatttattattatatatttttatttaatttaagtttttttttctaaaaggaaataaataaattaatactcCCACAAAGTTATCCAGCTAAAAGCACATAACTGTGCACCAAAGTATTTCTCCTTTGCCAAAGCCTAGCCTTGGTGATATTTCTCTCCTCTGTATGTTCagacctttattttatttattttctagtaGGCTTTTGCCTCTTTCAGTTATTgaaactttttattattttattagagaaaaaattatattatattgaaaGGGAAATAATTCATACATATTGTGCTGAATGACCATAAGTAAATGGCACGTACATAATATGTACACAAATTCTAGTCTTGGTCTTAACTCTCATATTAAGAAGGGAGAgtcactaaaatattatatatgtatatttatgttatattattaattCTACATATAAAGATAATAAATCATAATAAGTAGTTGGAAAAGGTGATCTCTAATCCTTGTGATAATGACACGAATTGGTCACCTAATTTGACAATTAAATGGTACATGCTCACCTTTTGAAATAATAAGAAGAATATTGGaattgactttttgactttttAGCCATGCCTCCTTTccatttgtttaattttattttctaatgtCACATTTAATTTGTGATTAAATTGTTCTTACCTCATCATACGAGTTTAAACCTTCTTATACACCATGATTTAAAAGTTCAATTGCTATGCTTTCCCAGTTTGGATTGCTTGTTCGTGATTGTCAAGAATTAGTATtgtcattaaataatatttttgtaatttttgttaaacgatctgctaatAAGGCCGCTCACTGTATTGCTGCTCGAGGGTCTTGTTTGAAGTCAGATTGTACTTTCAGTGAGCATGATGCTCCTTTTGATTTAAAGACTATTATTTATGCTGAAAGTTtatgaataaaattatttttgattcaaaaaaaatatatatatattattaatactaTTAGATGTCCATAAAATACTTAATCCAATATAATTAAATTCAATTCACAAAGTACGGATATTTGTACTTGTGCGGATTGATTGGATTagaaaatctaaaatccgcacttatgCTGATTGAATATTAATTAACATGAAAATAAACGATCTAtccacatatatttatatatatttttttaaaaaaattatatatacaattaatattttaatataaaaatataatacatattatacaaatatatttcaaaaatatagtatatcaaatgtatatttcattattatttataaagaaaatataatctaaaaaaatattataaatttttttatacatataattcttttggtcttactttaaatttgtaatttttttttgttttcctcaaattttttttgttatttttttaatttgttgtttgatacataaaataataattttttttttttattttgttgttagttatgtaaaaaaaatattttttaatttatattaaataattcaatattaaaaagtaacagATCTAAAATAACCGATCTAATCTGCACTTTTGCGGATTAGATTTGAGTTACTATGCGGATTAAATTTGatctaaaatataaaatctacACTTAATGCGAATCAAATGCATTATAAGCAGAATAGAACGGAATGAATCACATGAACACCCCAATATTACCTACaagtttattaaattattgaatTACATTGGATATCATCAACGTAGTCGATAAAAATTGTTGCCCAAATGACCCCACCTAACCTACTTTTACAATATGTTTGATAGGAAGAATGGAAATGGAAGGAGAAGGGTGGAGGGAGGGAAGAGTTGAAATGAGAGGTAAATACTAAATCCTTTGTTTGGTAGAAGGGGTGGGTGGAGGGACAccttcaaattttaattttcctAAAAATTTGAGTAAAAGACAGAACTAAAATATCAAATACCAAaattatcatttcaaaaataacaaatatttaTAGTAAGAAAGTTATTAGGGTAATCTTAATAATTTTCTCTCAATCTTTTTACCTTTGTTATTAATACCAAACAACACAAGAGAGAGTTAATAGATTCTTCATCCATCTcacttaggggtgttcattggatcacatccaatgatTTTAGGTCAATCCaaatccgatccaattaatttcgtcatccaatcgatccaacatccattggatgttggatttgATCAgttctatccattggatgtatttcatatatatttatttgtttaatttgggtttatctaatattttagacctagtattttttggatcggatcggatccatccaatattttagatccagtatgtattggattggactggatccatccaatctaagaaaaaaaaaagtaaaactttaatgttaattttcatatatacatataaatttgacatataacaatataaaatctaattactcatccaaactaaatgaaaatactaattagttcgattggatgttggatgtattggatttttagacaccccatccaccatccgatccgatccaattggatatttaaaaataacatccaatccgatccgatcacaattggatatccaatgtttggcggtcggttgtaattggatcggtcggttctcatcggattggatcgatttatgcacacccctaatCTCACTCTCCTTTCCtaccaaaaataattttaagttttattggaatttaattcaaattatttatttatttctatatttgtaaagttatatatttttttagtaattatttacTTGTGAGAAAATTAGTCTTTATGACTAAGTTTTAGAGTGTCTTCGTGCTTAAGTTTTGTagctttataaatatatattttttgtgtgTGAGAAAGAGTAACGTGTGTGAAGAAAAGAGTAGGTCGTGAAAAGAGAAGTGAGTTTGAGTTTGTTGTGTGATGAGAGTGAGGAAGAAACAAAAAATGTATTGAGATTTAGATAGAGAGATTGAGATTGTGAATGagtgtatttttgaaattattatgttttgttttaaacTGAATAAATTGTTTTGTTTCActtctttattattatgttGTGCTTGAAGTTTATCAATTTCTCAACAAGTAGTATTACAGTCAAGATTCAGATCTGAAAATTTTAAAGTGTTGGTATCAAAATTGTACGTTTTACATTTATCTCTTAGatttattttaagatttttttaaggATATTactagtttttaattttattgggttaaaaaaatatatattaccaaCTAGTTACTAGTAAGtaagaaagaaacaaaaatcGTACGAATGCAAATTgtaaattgtttttatttttttctcaacaGTAAATtgtgtatgtttttattttcataaagaacattattgaaattatacaattaaaaaattattggtACATACATAAGGTTGcacattttcttaattatgGGGGAACTCGGAATAGAGAACGGAGTGGggatgaaaattattttttattttccaatGTTAAACGAGAAAGGGATAATGACACTCTTCGCCTTGATGAGAACccgtttaatttattaattattttttaattaatattttatattttataatatgtatttgtattttttagtatattagtattatttttatatttttttaagttatattttttgtataatagttagtatattaaataataaataatgtgtaatattttaattatatgatttaattattttatacatTTACATTTTTAAAAGAGTTTTTGGCAGCTAAACCCTTCTAACTGCCGTTTTCACTTTCATTTGAAGTGGTAAACCCTCCAAATTACTAAACAGGTAGCAAATTTAAGATGTCATCCAGTTAAGTGTCACTATGGACTGCTTATGTATACACTCTTATACACATGATATGTTTATATTGGTACacttatcattattattatttaaaaattattttcaaaatttcttttgaaattaaataaaattataaaaataaaaaatattataaatttttaaataatttttatatttttaaaataataatattaggtatACCAATATAATGTAACACATGTGTAAAAGTGTACACATAAGCAGTCTATATTGGCAGTTATGGAAAATGGATGACACTTTAAATTTGCTATCAGTTGTTTGGAGGGTTTTACTGTCAAAATTTTAGCTTACAGAGAATTAAGTGCAAATTGAGTGATAGTCGAAAATATATAACTGCAAAAAAActctttttaaaataaattttatttttacattaggAGATTTCTCGCCCATCTCTAATAAGAAATAAACGGAGATGAGAATTAAAAtctttaataaaataagaatgGGAGAACTCCCCTTAAATTCCCTACCAAAAAATTAGTGCATGTTTGACATCgtaactaaaaaactgttttttgtttttaaaaacagaaaattatttttagaaaacaaGTAGGCTTGTTTGGCcatgttttttgaaaacaattttcagaaaataaagttacaaaaaataaaacaatattttgttgtcacatgaaaacaacaaaattcacTCTtggtcaatattatttttagaaaacacTAACCAACGCGActtgtattttaaaaacttcaaaaactattttttgttctcatttttgaaaacacttttttaaaaataaaaaacagaaaacaataccaaatatactcttaattatttttacaCTATACATACACCGTAAAATTGATTAGTGGGGTATAAAAgtcaacaataaataaataaatacgaGTGTTTTAAGTAGAGAAAAGGAaactaaaatttgattatttttattaaataagacAACAACAATAAATTTCAATAATCTTAAATAAAGAGTCGGTATGTATCTACATTGTATTAatcattaagttttttttttttttgaaagaatatcAATCATTGAGTTAAAACTATTATTGTCATACAAATTTGagccttaattttttttaaaaaaaatatatatataatacaatttaTTTAAAACAAATCACTAgttaaaaagaagaagaagaatatatcatacaattgcaAGGAGAGCAGTTGGCTCGGCCTATTCTTTTGAGTTAGGGCCCTACTTAATTTTATGGAGAGAAGAACTGTGTTAGGCTTTgacttatattttatataaattttatatattatattttggtGGGAGCTCTATCTCACTTGCTCCCAAATTGGccatgtaattttattatttatctatAATCAATTACTATATTATATCTTGATTCAcacattattatatttttcaaacaaatataatttaattggtCACTCCTCATCTCACGTTACAAAACTACTtctcttaataaataaataaattaggcTTTGGATTTTGTTTTCATAGACAAATTAAGCTTTGAATTTTGTTTCTTCATtataataaataacataattatacgtactcttatataatatatattttctgaaaatcttatataataaatttatcatGATCagcttttattttgatgtactCTACATTGAGTTTAATATAGATAGAtttcaattaatatattttataaccatttaaatttaattattatgattaaATGGATgagtataattaatatatttttttagttattatgaAGAAATTGATATAGGAATGCTCTTAattattacaaataaatataaatgaaatttattgtaaggaaaaaaaagatatatttttttaataagttgATTACATGGAACTATAAAATGTATTATGTATATTCATTTATAATTTAGAAGGCTTAAACTAATTACGAAAATACGgttttatagaattttaaatatttttacaaagtttataattttatttatagaaaatacaattttttttgctaatttattgttatttttataatacaattatataattttttttgttatttttataaaataccgtaaaaatatataaaaaaatatttaaacataaaaatgtaaaaattaaaaacaatagtattttatgtaattatcttttaaaaaattaagcccACTATTTTGCTAGAAGAGCTATGTGAACTAtcttttttgttttctatttatttttttgtttgagaAAAATACAGAAACACTACTAAAGAGCAACAAGAGTAAACGGACcgaatataaatttaaaaactcGGTGAACAAATGGTATAGTTAGTattcataaagaaaaaaaaaaaacaaatattataGTTAGTAGttattaaaacaaattttgTTAAATGTCTTTTGATAGTAGATAATGTTAACTATCTTTTGTTTTTatgaaacaagaaaaaaaaaagaaaaagaaatgaaagGTACAACTCACAAACTTTGTAATGTTTCTAATCCAACTAAGTGGAGCCACATAGTTTCAAGAGTTAAAGATTTTCTTAAGTTGTAAAAAAAAGTACAATTATTTTGGataagatttattattattattttgaaaaaacatttaaattctccttaaattttgaaaagtagTATTGTAAATGTAAATCCTAAAGTCTTTCTAGTCTTATTCTATTCATGGTGGGTTGTCCATAGATACTTTATTTTGGTTAATTAGTAGGATGAGATTCTATTCATTCATTGGACTTTTCAtcactttattaataatgaaattagtttaatttttcattatttttaaattaattgaagaacTTGAAGGATTATCTGGGATTtattatataaacataaattGCTTATTCATTTGGAGGCGAGAACATTTTGGTCTCTTTAGTACATTTTGGcatttcatttatttatcttattagttCAAGTTGatccatttattttttccagcACGAGGCAATAACAATTAAttagtaataattaataaattactcaACTAACTAAAAGCCAATAAcaaataagaaattaataatcTAATAATGTTGTTTGCACCATTAATTTGACGATTATTTTCATCTTTggttaattttgttttataagGTGTAATAATTGTAATCTATATTATGTTAAAACAAAGTCAAATATGATAATgtttctaaaaaaaactaagaaaatgattattaaaagtgtgaacataaaacttaaaaagCTTTAAAATGTCAATAGAATGTAATAATCGGTCTAAGAAAGGCGcaaaattggaaatttataattaaatgcagagagagagagagagagagagagagagagaaagtagaGAGAGAAACGTGAAAGGTTGACCAGTTGAACTGGAAACGAAGAAGAAAGCGAGGAAGAAGCAGTGTGGGAATTTTCATGTCAAAGCCGAACTACGACACCATTGCTTAAATTCTCACCACCAAGCCTCATCAGACATCTTAACTCCGTCAAATACACgtttctctctccctctctctcttatGTCAGTCATGTACAGATACGGAGAAACGACAGTAAACTCAATCTCTAATTCTCTACACTATATCTGAATTATTCAAACCGAGTTATATACATATACCTATACATACACACATCTACTTTGGCTCCTCGTATAAATATTATAGATTTATTATTTCAAAGACCcatattttctcttcttttattcttttatattgttttttactGACAATCACAAACCCAAGCTCCCATATCCAGCCGCCGTTCAACAACTGCTCAATCTCTTCGGTTTCTCTCTTCTAGCTCAAAGGGACTCTTCCTTTTTGAATTTTCTCAGCTTCTGAGGTGATTTTCTCATCTGGGTCtccttcttttcttattttttaggaGACTGGTTCTGGGTTTTGATAACGTATGTTTGGGGTTATTTTGGatgattttttgtatttttttttatttttttaagcataTTGGTATAATCGAATTTCAATTAATGATACGGTCATATGCTGTGGATGTTTAAACCAAAATTCTCTCTTTTATTGTGTTATCTAAAATTAGATTGGTACTTGGTGGAGATGTTGTTATCTGGGTTTTGTTTAGTGATGTGGTCACATGCTGTGGCCTTTCTAATTGATCCCTGCTAAAAGAACTATCTTTCATATTCTCAAAGAAGAAGATGGATTACTTAATTTGTAGTTTCCTTGTTATTACAATCTTGTATTTCTCTTGTATGTGCCCATTTGGTTCTTGTATTGGGTAGTGTTTCTTCTTTAACTGTTCTGTGATAGGGTCAAGTTGAATTAAAACTTGCATACTTTTCATCTTACTTCTAATCAAGAAGTGACATTGAAAATTCGAGTTCACATTGATGCTTCAACACATACAGCCTTATTATGTTTgcactatttttctttttctccatATGAATGCTACTTTTGAATCTGTTTCTTTGTTCTTTAGGAATAATTTGGAGAACTGATGAGATTATGTTTGAGcctaattagtttatttaatcTTACCATCgtttagtttttagtttagATTGGTatgtaaattttgtatttcaCATCAGACTTTGGTAGCAATAATATTTGCTTCACTTACTTATTTTTGGGCCCTCCCCCAACCCTTAAATGGTGTTGCATTGCTGCTTTTTCCTTCTATTTCTCTGCTTATTTTGTTTTCCTCTAATTCTCTTCTCTTGTCTTGGATAAATTATATGGttagaaatatattattattctaaaaGTGGGATCGTTTCATGGTGGTCTTGTTTCAAATTATGGAGAGTTTTCTAGATAAATGCACAAATTCAAATGTGTCTTGCATCATTTTCTGTGAACTAAGATGTACTGGTTTTGTTTCTAGCAGGTATTCACTGTGACCATTGAGTTAGGAATAGCGTGGACTGTCATTCAGCAATTATGACTTGCATGTCTTTCTTATTCAGTAGGAAGGGGAACAATGCAAGAAACCATGGTTTTGATGTTGAAGATGGTAAGCTGTATTTTTTAATGAATACAAACTATAGCAACTAATTTTTTTCTGTTGTTACTTTATTTATCTTAACAAGGTCTAATGCATGGAAAAAACGAAGGTGCTGTGCATAGAATATCACAAGACTCGTCAACACTAAAGTATTCTAACAGTTTCTTTATACCCATCAACAGATGTTTCTGGAATTCATGATGTGAAACTTTACACCTATAGAGAATTAAAAACTGCAACTGAGGATTTTAGTCAACATAATAAAATCGGAGAGGGTGGTTTTGGTTCTGTGCATAAGGTAAAGTGACTACTGATTTACTATTTCACATGGTGCTCTGAATGAATCTCCCATCTTTTTAAATGAGGCGTTCTTGGTATATTACCATTGATATTCAGGGACGGCTTAAAGATGGGAAGCTTGCTGCTATAAAAGTTCTTTCAGCTGAATCAAGGCAAGGAGTAAAAGAATTTTTGACAGAGATTGAGGTTATCTCAAAGATAGAGCATGAAAATTTAGTTAAGCTTTATGGCTGCTGTGTTGAAGGGAATCACAGAATTTTGGTGTACAACTACCTCGAGAATAATAGTCTGGCCCAAACTCTCCTTGgtaattttataagtttattctCTTGCGCAATATATTATTGTGTTcattacatgcatatatatatatatatatatttatatataactcTTATGAGAGTTCATAACTTGTCTGTATTACCAGTTGGatattgtttttcattttaggAATGTACTTTGTATTATTTTCTCGGTCAAGAGATGTGCATTTCCCATAATGTATATAACCAAATGGAAACTGAATGCTCCAAGGCCATTTCATTTCAGGTGGAGGGCACGCTTATAGTAGTATTCAGTTTAGTTGGCAAACACGGTATAAAATTTGCGTAGGGGTTGCACGTGGCCTTGCATTCCTTCACGAGGAAGTGCAACCTTATATTGTTCACAGAGACATCAAAGCCAGCAATATTCTGTTGGACCGAGATCTGACACCAAAAATTTCTGATTTTGGTCTAGCAAAGCTTATCCCATCAAATATGACTCATGTTAGCACACGTGTGGCAGGAACGATGTAAGTTTAGATATAGatgtttttcttttcaactttctGTTATTGATTTTTCACCTTTTCTTTCGTTTCAGATAACATAACTAAAACAAAATTGATTCTTGAAAGAGATTGTCATGAACATTAACAACACAAAGTAAATTAGTCTTTCTGTTGCCATCCATGCATCACATAACTAAGGTCTTTATGTAGTACAATGCTTAAAATCAACTATACATTCTTTTTGCTATCATATTTGATGAGAGTTCATGACTTGTCTGTATTAGCATCTCTGTAATCCAAGAAACTGTCCCCTCATTTTGTAATGTTCACTACCTTGTATTTACATTTGCTTTTTCTTTTGTGTTATAGAGGCTATTTGGCACCAGAATATGCGATAAGAGGGCAACTAACAAGAAAAGCAGATATTTATAGTTTTGGGGTGCTCCTGGTGGAGATAGTAAGTGGAAGATGTAACACAAATACTCGACTACCAGCTGGAGAACAATATCTGCTTGAAAGGGTGAGTGTTTTGTGTGTTTGAATCAGACTTTTATGTTGTATTTGAATCCGCGCTTAGTGGTAGACTTGCTTTCTCCTTACTTGAGATTTTGTTTTCAACTTCATCTGCTAAACTTGTTTCAAAATGTGAAGAACTGtaattcttcaatttcaaaatgtTGATATATAGAGTCAGTACAATATagattttgaatagaaaatagtTGTTGGTTTTGAAACGACAAGTTCTTTTTAAGCAGAATTTTCTGTGAAACTTATTAGAAGACCATGTAATGTTCTTTAAGGTGATGTTGACGCTCAAGCATAGACTGTGGACTGTGTGGTTCGATTTGTGGCTGGCTCCACAGTCTGACATTTGATTCCTAGAGCCACCTGTCGGGCAGATACTTGTAAATTTATTGATTCCAAAAGATTTCAAGGTGTGATGAACACTTTGATTTCAAACTCGGGTTTGCTTAGCTCTAGGAATATGTATCATTTAAAAGTGACTTTGTTTTTCGTAGCCATCTCTTACTGTCAACATATCACAAGCAATATATGAACTCTAACAACCATTTTCTCGGATAACTATTTATAATGTTGCATACTTCCTCACTCATGTTCTGTAATATCTGGGATTCTTCGTTGTTTTATTGAAAGACTTAATTGTGCCTGTTTAGAAAACTTGTATAGCTagaagattttatttattttaatgaaatatttgcaaaaaaaaatattctttatcgACAGAGAGcacttttgtttatttatttatttttgtagacATGGCACTTCTACGAACGCAAAGAGTTGATTGGGCTGGTAGATTCATCAATGAACGGGGATTTTGATGCCGAGGAGGCTTGTAGATTTCTTAAAATAGGTCTTCTTTGTACGCAAGATGCACCAAAGCTGAGGCCAACGATGTCAACCGTGGTTAAGATGCTGACCGGAGAGATAGAAGTTTATGACAGTAGGATCACAAAGCCTGGTTTGATAACAGATTTCATGGACCTCAAAGTGAGAGGCCCTCAGAAAACTTCCAAGCTCCACTCCAGTGACAGTGATAATACAACGTCGTCATCGTATAATCTACCCTCTACCTCAGAGAAACTAGACGGTTCAACTATGTTTTCGGACTCAGCTGCTGCTACCATGTCAACCTTCACCTCACCTTATGATCAGAGCATTGTTACAAAAGAGTTTTCTGTATGATTCATTGCATTGCATTGCATTGCATTTTTGTTCGTGGGTATTCGTCCTCGTGTGTATATTGAAcgactgtttttttttttcaatcatttGTTAGAATTTGCCAAAAGGTATTCCTGTAAATGGACTAGTCTTGATAAGTCTTAGAACGTAGCCAAAATTTGCggtcaaaaatttgaaaataagatatGTTTGTAGATGTAAATGACCCAAGTCTTTGGTAAGTTTGAGAAACTAGAAAGCTTTTTTTGCGACACGTGCTTGGAGATACGTATTGTAATTTAAGAGTTGTAACATAGTTGTGTTGTTaatgattttcttttttctttttttttttttttaaaaaaaaaataatataaaaacaaaaagcAGAAGATAAATGGCCATGCAGAGATTGTCATTGCCATGAGTACCAACTAAAGGCCATTGCTGAAAACCTCTCTTACAAATGGAGTTCCTGTATGccattattttaaattagtacCTATACTAAAggtaaataaaacaaaataaaactagCAAAAATGCACTTGTACATGTGTAAGGCTAATAATTTCACAAACCAAGCTCACAACATCCATAGGGGTTTCAAAAAAAGGAGAAATACTTTTGAAGTTAATCGAGATCTTTTCGGTTCCAGTTTCAGTGTTCTTTTAGGGCAAGGCAAATATGGAGAAGGTGTGTTACAATTCCAACCCTCAGACAAGCAGCTTTAGGCATTTATAGAGCCATTTGTTTATTCTGCATCAGCAATCACATCATAATTTTCATACTCATAGTCTTCATCGAGACC is a window from the Cannabis sativa cultivar Pink pepper isolate KNU-18-1 chromosome 1, ASM2916894v1, whole genome shotgun sequence genome containing:
- the LOC115706306 gene encoding cold-responsive protein kinase 1, which gives rise to MTCMSFLFSRKGNNARNHGFDVEDDVSGIHDVKLYTYRELKTATEDFSQHNKIGEGGFGSVHKGRLKDGKLAAIKVLSAESRQGVKEFLTEIEVISKIEHENLVKLYGCCVEGNHRILVYNYLENNSLAQTLLGGGHAYSSIQFSWQTRYKICVGVARGLAFLHEEVQPYIVHRDIKASNILLDRDLTPKISDFGLAKLIPSNMTHVSTRVAGTIGYLAPEYAIRGQLTRKADIYSFGVLLVEIVSGRCNTNTRLPAGEQYLLERTWHFYERKELIGLVDSSMNGDFDAEEACRFLKIGLLCTQDAPKLRPTMSTVVKMLTGEIEVYDSRITKPGLITDFMDLKVRGPQKTSKLHSSDSDNTTSSSYNLPSTSEKLDGSTMFSDSAAATMSTFTSPYDQSIVTKEFSV